From the Microbacterium sp. W4I4 genome, one window contains:
- a CDS encoding FtsX-like permease family protein, whose protein sequence is MRYAARRAGRHVGRLSLIALIVALVVVGIGGIDAVAERMLATGANRMLTDAEPQARTALLFADGAADVDAQDARMRADIATAFADVDTVVSRTSTIDLTLGVGSKAQPTDGFSAIRLLDDPRISDLADLTGGSWPQEQGQIALPDAAMQRLHIGIGDDVLLADGTASTLVGTWTAKDTADPAWHGDPAVASGEDDGTVGPAVVVTGALAERGDAATAIWEIRPVDLRIADIPLLQQAMTTLRGLPLQIDPHNQHGTRVLGTLEDTLHRQTAAITATRGLLVAPLLVIALLGALVLGVVLSTLSAARGEEIALLRARGASVRRLTRTAMAETALLAAAGAVVALLLLAIFVGVSALALVTAAAAVVFSILVAAVSTLRSAGGADAVRPGAQRSDASRSLTMLLVPAGIAVGLAALSGWQLFSTGSVLRADGSPEPLASVAPALLLIAACALAPVAAAPLAALAERLLRRTRGIAPILPVRQIARRMSGTAIAIVCLALAAASVAFAVTAPVSADAAEQRTRDAVLGADVRMISDGALDVTADVASTWAGVTRASEVLRAPLTVGSEKAVFLAGVPGVPDAARTAQPVAGDSIPATVTRSLADRLGAKVGTVFTAQIRFVLHPVDIRVSTIVDTLPGVGDGWAVAAGAEELSIVEVQLTANELWLDSRDPAATASRLRAQVTHPVRILTAPQVSAAPVTSVAPAVLTAGALLAAVLGAIGFLAASTTASAARRDERRVLLALGLRDSRERALRMGETVAVGVYAVLAGAALGAIVASSVLPIVLGAGA, encoded by the coding sequence ATGAGGTATGCAGCGAGGCGAGCCGGACGCCATGTCGGCAGGCTGTCGCTGATCGCACTCATCGTGGCCCTGGTCGTCGTCGGCATCGGCGGGATCGACGCGGTCGCCGAGCGGATGCTGGCCACGGGTGCGAACCGCATGCTGACCGACGCCGAGCCGCAGGCCCGTACGGCCCTGCTCTTCGCCGACGGCGCCGCTGACGTCGACGCGCAGGATGCCCGGATGCGCGCGGACATCGCGACCGCGTTCGCCGACGTCGACACGGTCGTCTCCCGCACGAGCACGATCGACCTCACCCTGGGAGTGGGGTCGAAGGCGCAGCCCACCGACGGTTTCTCGGCCATCCGGCTGCTCGACGACCCCCGCATCTCCGATCTCGCCGACCTCACCGGGGGCTCCTGGCCGCAGGAGCAGGGACAGATCGCCCTGCCGGATGCAGCGATGCAGCGACTGCATATCGGCATCGGCGACGACGTCCTGCTCGCCGACGGCACCGCCTCCACCCTCGTGGGAACCTGGACCGCGAAGGACACGGCCGACCCCGCCTGGCACGGCGATCCCGCTGTCGCCTCGGGTGAGGACGACGGCACAGTCGGCCCCGCCGTGGTCGTGACCGGTGCGCTGGCGGAGCGAGGGGATGCAGCCACGGCCATCTGGGAGATCCGTCCGGTCGACCTGCGGATCGCCGACATCCCGCTGCTGCAGCAGGCGATGACGACGCTGCGCGGGCTTCCGCTGCAGATCGACCCGCACAATCAGCACGGCACCCGCGTCCTCGGGACGCTGGAAGACACCCTGCATCGTCAGACCGCGGCCATCACCGCCACACGCGGTCTGCTGGTCGCTCCGCTGCTGGTCATCGCTCTGCTGGGCGCCCTCGTGCTCGGCGTCGTCCTGAGCACGCTGTCGGCTGCCCGTGGTGAGGAGATCGCCCTGCTGCGCGCTCGGGGAGCATCCGTGCGGCGCCTCACGAGGACGGCCATGGCGGAGACCGCGCTGCTGGCCGCAGCGGGCGCAGTGGTCGCACTCCTGCTTCTCGCGATCTTCGTCGGCGTCAGCGCGCTCGCACTCGTGACCGCCGCGGCGGCCGTGGTGTTCTCGATCCTCGTCGCGGCGGTGTCCACGCTCCGCAGCGCGGGCGGTGCGGATGCCGTGCGCCCAGGTGCGCAGCGCAGCGACGCCTCGCGTTCGCTCACGATGCTGCTCGTTCCGGCCGGGATCGCCGTCGGACTGGCGGCGCTGTCCGGCTGGCAGCTGTTCAGCACCGGTTCCGTCCTCCGGGCGGATGGTTCACCCGAACCGCTCGCATCCGTCGCGCCCGCGCTGCTGCTGATCGCGGCCTGCGCCCTCGCCCCGGTGGCGGCCGCACCCCTGGCCGCGCTGGCCGAGCGGCTGCTGCGTCGCACCAGGGGGATCGCGCCGATCCTGCCGGTGCGGCAGATCGCCCGGCGGATGTCCGGAACAGCGATCGCGATCGTGTGCCTCGCCCTCGCCGCCGCCTCCGTCGCGTTCGCGGTGACGGCTCCGGTGTCCGCGGATGCTGCCGAGCAGCGCACCCGTGACGCCGTCCTCGGTGCGGATGTGCGGATGATCTCCGATGGCGCACTGGATGTGACGGCTGACGTCGCCTCGACCTGGGCCGGGGTGACACGGGCCTCCGAGGTGCTGCGCGCACCGCTCACCGTGGGTTCGGAGAAGGCCGTCTTCCTCGCCGGAGTGCCGGGCGTGCCCGACGCCGCCCGCACTGCTCAGCCGGTCGCCGGGGACAGCATCCCCGCGACGGTCACGCGCAGCCTGGCGGACCGTCTCGGCGCGAAGGTGGGGACGGTGTTCACCGCACAGATCCGCTTCGTCCTCCACCCGGTGGACATCCGGGTCTCGACGATCGTCGACACGCTGCCCGGCGTGGGCGACGGATGGGCCGTCGCCGCGGGGGCCGAGGAGCTGAGCATCGTCGAGGTGCAGCTCACGGCCAACGAGCTCTGGCTCGACAGTCGCGATCCCGCCGCCACGGCGAGCCGGCTGCGCGCGCAGGTGACGCACCCCGTGCGCATCCTGACCGCACCGCAGGTGAGCGCCGCACCGGTGACCTCCGTCGCACCCGCCGTTCTGACCGCCGGCGCCCTCTTGGCCGCGGTGCTGGGCGCCATCGGGTTCCTCGCCGCGTCGACGACGGCATCCGCGGCGCGCCGCGACGAGCGGCGGGTGCTGCTCGCGCTCGGACTGCGCGACTCGCGTGAGCGCGCTCTGCGCATGGGCGAGACGGTGGCCGTCGGCGTGTATGCCGTGCTGGCCGGCGCCGCACTGGGCGCCATCGTGGCGTCGAGCGTGCTGCCCATCGTCCTGGGGGCGGGCGCATGA
- a CDS encoding FtsX-like permease family protein → MSGLTRLFRGPATTPGLSLLLVVVIAALSYLGVAAPQLLSIGRTATIHRAVDALSDASSWPAVTAPGLPVSGATSDADAGVWGGVLAALEQKRQEQPEPLRSLLGTPRIAMTLGPAASIDEDPHRVTAVPLNKVGLVSDPGLLHRSELLQGSLPRLTEPSAGIEIALTQNVADQLSWPLGSERRWGGARLTLTGILAPTDVDRGDWSFVPGSTSPVIEVDGSGNRILVAAAFMHADEAAKLADHVADFKVTSWMPIDTRGIDDDTGERTAEQLRLLAADPVIIPMRDSPFFPSGLQYRSLLSQSIDEGIGRADAMTPVVTVAAVGPIVVALVVLALLSRLIAVRRVEATRVLRARGASAPRLVALLGGEGAVLGVLGAAIGAGAAAAVTGWAGAWALVIPAVLAAVPAASLPWGALTEAERSGRADLGEKTGGAGGRRMLLEVLTLVVTAVLVVIVLTRGGGGGADPLLLALLVLIGISGSILTLRLLPVLLRIAERRGGRRASLASLLGPARARRDTVVRTAPVLGLVIGLGVAVFAVGFSATVIDGIDRAAAVGVGADLRVDSPYIRAAAAEQAGSIDGVTATAGRGGGSTMSISAGSRTAQVRVYTVDRDAFVAVQRGVPGAIPLPVGLSGPADAAVPVVVSQTVLDLLGTQDSDDPQITLARQPVHIVGSAPSQIPFGTAEQWLIVDDANAEALGVRDITLQQLYFALSPDADPTAVGKAAADALGGDVTVQIPAQVAATRAADPSFEVVRDTLLAASGLVAVLLALGVLATLLLGAPSRSRMLAILRTLGHAPRGAGGLVAWEIAPALLLSLPFGTGVGIAMAELVIPQLDLRAFVGGAVQPPVVLGGVWLLIAVAAFALIAAVAILVAVLLASRLGMASAIRADERGT, encoded by the coding sequence ATGAGCGGTCTGACACGGTTGTTCCGCGGTCCGGCCACGACTCCGGGGCTCTCCCTGCTGCTGGTCGTGGTGATCGCGGCGCTGTCCTACCTCGGAGTCGCCGCCCCGCAGCTCCTGTCGATCGGACGCACCGCGACGATCCACCGCGCCGTGGATGCGCTGTCCGACGCGTCCAGCTGGCCGGCCGTGACGGCGCCGGGCCTGCCCGTCTCCGGTGCGACGTCGGATGCCGATGCGGGCGTCTGGGGTGGAGTCCTCGCCGCGCTGGAGCAGAAACGGCAGGAGCAACCCGAGCCGCTGCGCAGCCTGCTGGGCACGCCACGGATCGCGATGACACTCGGCCCGGCGGCCTCGATCGACGAGGATCCCCACCGCGTCACTGCCGTGCCGCTGAACAAGGTCGGACTCGTCTCCGATCCAGGCCTGCTGCACCGGTCCGAACTGCTGCAGGGCAGCCTCCCGCGCCTGACCGAGCCGTCTGCCGGCATCGAGATCGCGCTCACCCAGAACGTCGCCGATCAGCTGAGCTGGCCGTTGGGATCCGAGCGCCGCTGGGGCGGAGCCCGGCTCACCCTGACGGGCATCCTCGCGCCGACGGACGTCGACCGCGGCGACTGGAGCTTCGTCCCCGGATCGACGTCACCCGTGATCGAGGTCGACGGCAGCGGCAACCGCATCCTCGTCGCGGCGGCCTTCATGCACGCGGACGAGGCCGCGAAGCTCGCCGACCACGTCGCCGACTTCAAGGTGACGTCCTGGATGCCGATCGACACCCGAGGCATCGATGACGACACGGGGGAGAGGACCGCCGAGCAGCTGCGGCTGCTGGCGGCCGATCCCGTCATCATCCCGATGCGCGACTCCCCGTTCTTCCCCAGCGGACTGCAGTACCGCTCCCTGCTCTCGCAGTCGATCGACGAGGGGATCGGACGCGCGGATGCCATGACGCCGGTCGTCACCGTCGCCGCGGTCGGCCCGATCGTCGTCGCGCTGGTCGTTCTCGCCCTGCTGAGCCGTCTGATCGCCGTCCGCAGGGTGGAGGCCACCCGCGTGCTCCGGGCGCGCGGAGCATCCGCCCCCCGCCTCGTCGCCCTGCTGGGAGGGGAAGGTGCCGTTCTGGGCGTGCTCGGCGCCGCGATCGGCGCGGGAGCGGCCGCGGCTGTGACGGGCTGGGCCGGTGCGTGGGCGCTGGTGATCCCCGCGGTGCTGGCCGCCGTCCCCGCAGCCTCCCTGCCCTGGGGTGCGCTGACCGAGGCCGAGCGCAGCGGACGTGCGGATCTGGGAGAGAAGACCGGCGGGGCGGGTGGCCGCCGGATGCTGCTCGAGGTCCTGACCCTGGTCGTGACGGCCGTGCTCGTCGTGATCGTGCTGACGCGCGGCGGTGGCGGCGGTGCCGACCCCCTGCTGCTGGCGCTGCTCGTACTGATCGGCATCTCCGGCAGCATCCTGACCCTGCGCCTGCTGCCTGTGCTGCTGCGGATCGCGGAACGACGTGGAGGGCGGCGGGCCTCCCTCGCGTCGCTGCTCGGGCCGGCGCGCGCCCGTCGCGACACGGTCGTGCGCACGGCGCCGGTTCTCGGGCTCGTGATCGGGCTGGGAGTGGCCGTCTTCGCCGTCGGATTTTCCGCCACCGTCATCGACGGCATCGACCGCGCCGCCGCCGTCGGGGTCGGCGCCGACCTGCGCGTGGACTCCCCGTACATCCGGGCCGCGGCGGCCGAACAGGCCGGCTCGATCGACGGGGTGACCGCCACAGCCGGTCGCGGCGGCGGCTCGACGATGTCGATCTCCGCGGGATCGAGAACCGCACAGGTGCGGGTCTACACGGTCGACCGGGACGCGTTCGTCGCCGTCCAACGCGGTGTGCCGGGCGCGATCCCGCTGCCGGTCGGCCTCTCCGGGCCCGCGGACGCGGCGGTGCCCGTGGTGGTCTCCCAGACGGTGCTCGACCTGCTGGGGACTCAGGATTCCGACGACCCGCAGATCACGCTCGCCAGACAGCCGGTCCACATCGTCGGGAGTGCGCCGTCGCAGATCCCCTTCGGCACGGCCGAGCAGTGGCTGATCGTCGACGACGCCAACGCGGAAGCACTCGGTGTGCGGGACATCACGCTGCAGCAGCTGTACTTCGCGCTCTCGCCCGATGCCGACCCGACGGCCGTGGGCAAGGCCGCCGCAGACGCGCTCGGCGGGGACGTCACCGTCCAGATACCCGCACAGGTCGCCGCCACCCGCGCCGCGGACCCATCGTTCGAGGTCGTGCGGGACACCCTGCTCGCGGCGAGCGGCCTCGTGGCGGTTCTGCTGGCACTGGGAGTCCTCGCGACCCTGCTGCTCGGTGCTCCCTCCCGGTCGCGCATGCTGGCGATCCTGCGGACACTGGGCCACGCGCCGCGCGGCGCGGGCGGACTGGTGGCGTGGGAGATCGCACCGGCGCTGCTGCTGTCGCTGCCGTTCGGAACAGGCGTCGGCATCGCCATGGCCGAGCTGGTGATCCCGCAGCTGGACCTGCGGGCCTTCGTCGGCGGAGCGGTGCAGCCGCCTGTGGTCCTGGGTGGTGTGTGGCTGCTGATCGCGGTCGCGGCATTCGCACTCATCGCCGCGGTCGCGATCCTCGTCGCCGTGCTGCTGGCTTCGCGTCTCGGAATGGCGAGTGCGATCCGTGCGGATGAGCGGGGAACATGA
- a CDS encoding ABC transporter ATP-binding protein, with the protein MADGAIVCEGLVRIFTAQGVEVQALQGLELRVATGEMVAVVGASGSGKSTLLGILAGLDRPSAGSARVAGHDLVTMRGAERLRYRRSSVGFVWQQSSRNLLPYLSARENIAMVHDVAGVVPRSERAAAGDDLLELLDAADVTDRRPAEMSGGERQRVAIAVALANRPRVLLADEPTGELDDQTSAEVLAAMETVNRERGVTTLIVTHDTGVTEHVERTVRIRDGRTATETLRRTDTDDAGRSVRTAQEYAVLDRAGRMQLPADFVSALELRERVRLSLEPDHVRVAPGHDQQIPPDAGESTEGAS; encoded by the coding sequence ATGGCGGACGGAGCGATCGTGTGCGAGGGGCTCGTGCGCATCTTCACCGCGCAGGGTGTGGAGGTGCAGGCGCTGCAGGGGCTGGAGCTGCGGGTGGCCACGGGCGAGATGGTCGCGGTCGTGGGCGCATCCGGCTCGGGCAAGAGCACGCTGCTGGGCATCCTCGCCGGGCTCGACCGGCCCAGCGCCGGATCCGCACGGGTGGCCGGACATGACCTGGTGACCATGAGGGGTGCGGAGCGACTGAGATACCGTCGCAGCAGCGTGGGGTTCGTGTGGCAGCAGTCCTCCCGCAACCTGCTGCCGTACCTGTCGGCCAGGGAGAACATCGCCATGGTGCACGATGTCGCCGGCGTCGTGCCGCGCTCCGAACGCGCCGCAGCCGGCGACGACCTGCTGGAGCTGCTGGATGCCGCCGACGTGACCGATCGGCGCCCGGCGGAGATGTCCGGCGGCGAGCGCCAGCGTGTGGCGATCGCGGTCGCCCTCGCCAATCGGCCCCGGGTGCTGCTGGCGGACGAGCCGACCGGGGAACTCGACGATCAGACCAGCGCGGAGGTGCTCGCGGCGATGGAGACCGTGAACCGCGAGCGCGGGGTGACGACACTCATCGTCACGCACGACACCGGCGTCACCGAGCACGTCGAGCGGACCGTGCGCATCCGCGACGGCCGCACCGCCACCGAGACGCTGCGCAGAACGGACACCGACGATGCGGGGCGTTCGGTGCGCACCGCCCAGGAGTACGCCGTGCTCGATCGCGCGGGGCGGATGCAGCTGCCCGCGGACTTCGTCTCGGCGCTGGAGCTGCGCGAGCGGGTGCGCCTCAGTCTCGAGCCGGATCATGTGCGCGTCGCGCCCGGGCACGATCAGCAGATCCCGCCCGATGCCGGCGAGTCGACCGAGGGAGCGTCATGA
- a CDS encoding ABC transporter ATP-binding protein, whose amino-acid sequence MTAVLRAESLSRVFRSAGGDVVAVRDADLAVESGELVAVAGRSGAGKTTLLTMLGGLDAPTEGRVLVDGADLAAPSTDVDALRGSRIASIFQTAGLIPVLSAAENVEVPLRIRRVDPAERDRRVAQALRDVGLEDHARQRPGELSGGQQQRVGIARALVMAPGILLADEPTAQLDSETGAQIMDLIAQLVHHRGTAAVVATHDVAMLARADRVLEIHDGVLRERVD is encoded by the coding sequence ATGACCGCCGTGCTGCGTGCCGAATCCCTGTCCCGGGTGTTCCGCAGTGCGGGTGGTGATGTCGTCGCGGTGCGCGATGCGGACCTCGCCGTCGAGTCAGGTGAACTGGTGGCCGTCGCGGGACGCTCGGGTGCGGGCAAGACCACCCTGCTCACGATGCTGGGCGGTCTGGACGCGCCCACCGAGGGCAGGGTCCTCGTCGACGGTGCGGACCTCGCGGCGCCCTCGACCGACGTCGACGCGCTGCGCGGGTCGCGGATCGCATCGATCTTCCAGACGGCCGGGCTGATCCCCGTGCTCTCGGCGGCCGAGAACGTGGAGGTGCCGCTGCGCATCCGTCGCGTCGATCCTGCCGAGCGCGACCGCCGTGTCGCTCAGGCGCTGCGCGATGTCGGCCTCGAGGACCATGCACGGCAGCGTCCGGGGGAGCTGTCCGGTGGGCAGCAGCAGCGGGTGGGCATCGCGCGCGCACTGGTGATGGCGCCGGGGATCCTGCTCGCCGATGAGCCGACCGCGCAGCTCGACAGCGAGACGGGGGCGCAGATCATGGATCTCATCGCGCAGCTCGTGCATCACCGCGGTACGGCGGCTGTGGTGGCCACGCACGACGTGGCGATGCTCGCGCGCGCCGATCGCGTGCTCGAGATCCACGACGGCGTGCTGCGCGAACGCGTCGACTGA